The genomic window ACCGCTTTGGCTGGCAGAGACCAGTGAGGGGCCTCCAATTTCAAACAAATCAAGATCTGAGCACACAATTTTAAGATCACAGCTACCATGTACCATGCCTGAAAGATTTGATTAGACcatatattaaaatcagattttatttaattagcttgaaatttattatatcgcTAGATTTCTTTTAACTATGATGTTCctttgtttacataaaatattcgatactcttgtaaaataaaagtatgcaTAAACATAAATTGGAATAGTTTCAGTTACAAGAGAActagagaaaatttatatcttgCTAAATTGTTAAAGCCATAAAATACTTACTTCTCGTTGCAAACTATTGACACGTCCGTTCTTGCAGTGTGAAATCatgttaaaaacaatataaataagaagAATGTTATCATAGAGCCACATTGGAATAAAGACTATGAACCAATTCCATTGTATCCTTTGATCAAGTCTCAAGACCAACAAGATCAAAAATATTAGCAAATTGAACCAGGTGAACAAGGCGCGATGCAAAACTGCCATGGAAgacttatatttaattaataatatacagcTTCATCAAGCTTCATAGAGCTTATACATTCATACATTGACTTTTAACAATTCTAACCTCCTACGAATAAACATGCTACGGTATTCTGTTGCATCGACGATATTATCAACAGTCGTTATAGTGTTCTAAAAATTAGTAAGATAGCGCTGCGAgtttaattttgcttttaatcAAACGTAAATACACATTACGTCAAAgagaacaaaaaagaaatgaaaaaaaaaaacaatgaagaaataaaacaaattgaattaaaagaaTGCACCTAAAAAGAGAGCAA from Solenopsis invicta isolate M01_SB chromosome 2, UNIL_Sinv_3.0, whole genome shotgun sequence includes these protein-coding regions:
- the LOC105200813 gene encoding transmembrane protein 60, which gives rise to MAVLHRALFTWFNLLIFLILLVLRLDQRIQWNWFIVFIPMWLYDNILLIYIVFNMISHCKNGRVNSLQREAWYMVAVILKLCAQILICLKLEAPHWSLPAKAVLAPFWLLLPVLAVDVFIHLIHQSRY